One stretch of Streptomyces hygroscopicus DNA includes these proteins:
- a CDS encoding dioxygenase, whose amino-acid sequence MTEQQSNDVDPQRDLTRRRVVVAGGAAVAVAGLGTAIATTASAGETSATSTTPSASASSPSGEVCYRLTSETTEGPYYIDADKIRKDITEHKEGIPMTLRLKVIDSDSCKPVARAAVDIWHCDALGLYSGYESSSSGGGGTPPTGTPPTGTPPTDAPTGAPTGAPTGAPPGGGHQEPTDDKRYLRGTQLTDRHGFVEFTTVFPGWYRGRCVHIHTKVHVGGKLTDAGYEGGHTCHTGQLFFAEEAVLASAEVAPYNTSTTERTTLDEDGIYPGNGAQGGLLNLKYRKGKIGKGVTGSLTLGVDPDATHEGTDL is encoded by the coding sequence ATGACCGAACAGCAGAGCAACGACGTCGATCCCCAGCGGGATCTGACGAGGCGGCGGGTCGTGGTGGCGGGCGGCGCGGCCGTCGCGGTGGCGGGCCTGGGAACGGCCATCGCCACCACCGCCTCGGCGGGCGAGACGTCCGCGACCTCCACCACTCCCTCGGCCTCCGCCTCCTCCCCGTCCGGGGAGGTCTGTTACCGGCTCACCTCGGAGACGACCGAGGGGCCGTACTACATCGACGCGGACAAGATCAGAAAGGACATCACCGAGCACAAGGAGGGCATTCCGATGACCCTCCGCCTCAAAGTGATCGACTCCGATAGCTGCAAACCGGTGGCGAGGGCCGCCGTCGACATCTGGCACTGCGACGCGCTGGGGCTCTACTCGGGCTATGAGAGCTCGAGCAGCGGCGGGGGCGGCACCCCGCCCACCGGGACGCCGCCGACCGGGACGCCGCCCACCGACGCCCCGACGGGCGCTCCGACGGGCGCTCCGACCGGTGCCCCGCCCGGCGGCGGTCACCAGGAGCCGACCGACGACAAGCGGTATCTGCGCGGCACCCAGCTCACCGACCGGCACGGCTTCGTCGAGTTCACCACGGTCTTCCCCGGCTGGTACCGGGGCCGCTGTGTGCACATCCACACCAAGGTGCACGTCGGCGGCAAGCTCACGGACGCCGGTTACGAGGGCGGCCACACCTGCCACACCGGTCAGCTCTTCTTCGCCGAGGAGGCGGTGCTCGCCTCGGCCGAGGTGGCCCCGTACAACACCAGCACCACCGAGCGCACCACCCTCGACGAGGACGGGATCTACCCCGGCAACGGCGCACAGGGCGGTCTGCTGAACCTCAAGTACCGCAAGGGAAAGATCGGGAAGGGCGTCACCGGAAGCCTCACCCTGGGGGTCGACCCCGACGCGACCCACGAGGGCACGGACCTCTGA
- a CDS encoding response regulator → MPDARVTVTVHGPDPLSRAGVVRHLQHQPSVELVDRPGPPGDEPRGAVAVMLAERLDDRAGAELRRLVRGGRQRVVLIAGELRETELMAVMEYGVQAVLWQHRTTPKRLLRAVHRVARADRGTPCGVDRRL, encoded by the coding sequence GCACGTGTCACGGTGACGGTCCACGGCCCCGACCCGCTCAGCCGGGCCGGGGTCGTGCGTCATCTGCAGCATCAACCCAGCGTCGAGCTGGTCGACCGGCCAGGCCCGCCCGGCGACGAACCCCGCGGCGCCGTCGCCGTCATGCTCGCCGAGCGCCTCGACGACCGCGCCGGGGCGGAGCTGCGTCGCCTGGTGCGGGGCGGTCGGCAGCGAGTGGTGCTGATCGCGGGCGAGCTCCGCGAGACGGAGCTGATGGCGGTGATGGAGTACGGCGTACAAGCCGTCTTATGGCAGCACCGGACCACGCCGAAGCGGCTGTTGCGCGCCGTGCACCGGGTCGCCCGCGCGGACCGTGGCACACCGTGCGGCGTGGACCGGCGGCTGTGA
- a CDS encoding aspartyl-tRNA synthetase, which translates to MHRYRSHTCGQLRAADVDTDVRLSGWLHNRRNLGGILFIDLRDHYGLVQLVVRPDTAANEALSSISKETVVRIDGRVIARGADNVNPELPTGEIEVEVADVEVLGAADPLPFTVFPEDGVGEERRLEYRFLDLRRERMHRNIMLRSAVISAIRQKMTAQGFNELATPILSATSPEGARDFLVPSRLHAGKFYALPQAPQQFKQLLMIAGFDRYFQIAPCFRDEDARADRSPGEFYQLDVEMSFVEQEDVFGVIEKVMTELFEEFGGGRHVTSPFPRIPFREAMLKYGSDKPDLRAQLELRDVSHIFEGSGFKAFADKHVRALAVPDTADQPRKFFDQLGEFAVEQGAKGLAWVRIGEDAKLTGPIAKFLTDEDVEKLITEVQGKPGTSIFFGAGEFDEVSKIMGAVRVEAAKRTGHFEDGVFRFCWIVDFPMFERNEDTGQIEFSHNPFSMPQGGLKALETKDPLDILAWQYDIVCNGVELSSGAIRNHEPDVMYKAFAIAGYDREEVEREFGGMLRAFHFGAPPHGGIAPGVDRIVMLLADEPNIRETIAFPLNGNAQDLLMGAPSEVDEARLRELHLSVRKPPQVKKAETAEKAEKAENAANAANAAKTAAEAEKSAE; encoded by the coding sequence ATGCATCGGTACCGGTCGCACACCTGTGGTCAGCTCCGCGCCGCTGACGTCGACACCGACGTCCGGCTCTCCGGCTGGCTCCACAATCGACGGAACCTGGGTGGCATCCTCTTCATCGATCTCCGCGACCACTACGGCCTGGTCCAGCTCGTGGTGCGCCCCGACACCGCCGCCAACGAGGCGCTGAGCTCGATCAGCAAGGAGACCGTCGTCCGCATCGACGGCCGGGTCATCGCGCGCGGCGCGGACAACGTCAACCCCGAACTGCCCACCGGCGAGATCGAGGTCGAGGTCGCCGATGTCGAGGTGCTCGGCGCCGCCGACCCGCTGCCCTTCACGGTCTTCCCCGAGGACGGGGTCGGCGAGGAACGGCGCCTGGAGTACCGCTTCCTGGACCTGCGCCGCGAGCGTATGCACCGCAACATCATGCTGCGCTCCGCCGTCATCTCCGCCATCCGGCAGAAGATGACCGCGCAGGGGTTCAACGAGCTGGCGACCCCGATCCTGTCCGCCACCTCGCCGGAGGGCGCCCGGGACTTCCTGGTCCCCTCCCGGCTGCACGCGGGCAAGTTCTACGCGCTGCCGCAGGCCCCGCAGCAGTTCAAGCAGCTCCTGATGATCGCGGGCTTCGACCGCTACTTCCAGATCGCGCCCTGCTTCCGCGACGAGGACGCCCGCGCCGACCGCTCGCCGGGCGAGTTCTACCAGCTCGACGTCGAGATGAGCTTCGTCGAGCAGGAGGACGTCTTCGGCGTCATCGAGAAGGTGATGACCGAGCTCTTCGAGGAGTTCGGCGGCGGCCGTCATGTGACCTCGCCCTTCCCGCGGATCCCGTTCCGCGAGGCCATGCTGAAGTACGGCTCCGACAAGCCGGATCTGCGGGCCCAGCTCGAGTTGCGGGACGTCAGCCACATCTTCGAGGGCTCCGGCTTCAAGGCGTTCGCGGACAAGCATGTGCGTGCGCTGGCCGTGCCCGACACCGCCGACCAGCCGCGGAAGTTCTTCGACCAGCTCGGCGAGTTCGCCGTCGAGCAGGGCGCCAAGGGGCTGGCCTGGGTCCGGATCGGCGAGGACGCCAAGCTGACCGGGCCGATCGCGAAGTTCCTCACCGACGAGGACGTCGAGAAGCTGATCACCGAAGTCCAGGGCAAGCCCGGCACGTCGATCTTCTTCGGCGCGGGTGAGTTCGACGAGGTCTCCAAGATCATGGGCGCGGTGCGGGTCGAGGCCGCCAAGCGGACCGGCCACTTCGAGGACGGCGTCTTCCGCTTCTGCTGGATCGTGGACTTCCCCATGTTCGAGCGGAACGAGGACACCGGGCAGATCGAGTTCTCCCACAACCCCTTCTCCATGCCGCAGGGCGGTCTGAAGGCCCTGGAGACCAAGGACCCGCTGGACATTCTGGCCTGGCAGTACGACATCGTCTGCAACGGCGTGGAGCTGTCCTCCGGCGCCATCCGGAACCACGAGCCGGACGTCATGTACAAGGCGTTCGCGATCGCGGGCTACGACCGCGAAGAGGTCGAGCGCGAGTTCGGCGGCATGCTGCGCGCATTCCACTTCGGCGCCCCGCCGCACGGCGGTATCGCCCCCGGCGTCGACCGCATCGTGATGCTGCTGGCCGATGAGCCCAACATCCGCGAGACCATCGCCTTCCCGCTCAACGGCAACGCGCAGGACCTGCTGATGGGCGCGCCCAGCGAGGTGGACGAGGCCCGGCTGCGGGAGCTGCACCTGTCGGTGCGCAAGCCGCCGCAGGTCAAGAAGGCCGAGACCGCCGAGAAGGCAGAGAAGGCAGAGAACGCGGCGAACGCGGCGAACGCGGCGAAGACGGCCGCCGAGGCCGAGAAGTCCGCCGAGTAG